A genomic region of Streptomyces sp. NBC_00247 contains the following coding sequences:
- a CDS encoding rhodanese-like domain-containing protein has translation MSEHSTTRPADGDSASGAAGPVGIDEYLERVRRNYERIGPERAAAEAAEGALLVDIRYAALRGRDGLIPGALVVERNELEWRLDPWGSHRAEQAVSHDLRIVIVCNEGYASSLAVASLHGLGLTRATDLIGGFQAWRAAGLPVVTASS, from the coding sequence GTGAGCGAGCACTCCACCACCCGCCCGGCGGACGGCGATTCCGCCTCCGGGGCGGCCGGCCCGGTCGGAATCGACGAGTACCTCGAACGGGTGAGGCGGAACTACGAGCGGATCGGCCCGGAAAGGGCCGCCGCGGAAGCCGCGGAGGGCGCCCTCCTGGTCGACATCCGTTACGCCGCCCTGCGCGGGCGCGACGGCCTGATCCCCGGCGCGCTGGTCGTGGAACGCAACGAACTGGAGTGGCGGCTCGATCCGTGGGGCAGCCACCGCGCGGAGCAGGCGGTGAGCCACGACCTCCGGATCGTGATCGTCTGCAACGAGGGGTACGCCTCCAGCCTCGCGGTGGCCTCCCTGCACGGGCTGGGCCTGACCCGGGCCACCGACCTGATCGGCGGCTTCCAGGCATGGCGGGCCGCCGGGCTTCCGGTGGTGACCGCCTCTTCATGA
- a CDS encoding DUF6197 family protein — protein sequence MHHEADVYGDGALMDMDSLDSPVLTPDELDLQASRLRDSETWQRIVTGWDRSAPEPVRLRPADISHTGSTGATGPTGATGPTGPTPAEALPTRSPEHWRGLLSLPVDQLVAESLRALPTASSTAAPAERRLPGRLGAMLPDRLHSWRRIGRSDVRPSVHLAYARQILTEWGWQNTPYRLRDARGARCVCGAMLTAHRLGYGSADTVDRAGAWMITELRSQGWTDLIGPWNRAPGRTAADALALVDATIRRASQAGH from the coding sequence ATGCACCACGAGGCCGATGTGTACGGAGATGGCGCGCTGATGGACATGGACTCCCTGGACTCCCCCGTCCTCACCCCGGACGAACTCGATCTCCAGGCATCCCGCCTGCGGGATTCGGAGACCTGGCAGCGGATCGTGACCGGCTGGGACCGCTCGGCCCCCGAGCCCGTACGGCTCCGGCCCGCCGACATCTCCCACACCGGCTCCACTGGAGCCACCGGCCCCACTGGAGCCACCGGTCCCACAGGCCCCACCCCCGCCGAGGCATTGCCGACCCGCTCGCCCGAACACTGGCGCGGGCTGCTCTCGTTGCCCGTCGACCAACTCGTCGCGGAGTCCCTGCGCGCCCTGCCCACCGCTTCCTCCACCGCTGCCCCCGCCGAGCGGCGCCTCCCCGGACGGCTCGGCGCGATGCTGCCGGACCGGCTCCACTCCTGGCGGCGCATCGGCCGGAGCGACGTACGCCCTTCGGTTCACCTGGCGTACGCGCGGCAGATCCTGACGGAGTGGGGATGGCAGAACACGCCGTACCGGCTGCGCGACGCCCGCGGCGCCCGGTGCGTGTGCGGGGCGATGCTCACGGCGCACCGGCTCGGTTACGGCTCCGCCGATACCGTGGACCGGGCCGGGGCGTGGATGATCACCGAGCTGCGCTCGCAGGGCTGGACCGATTTGATCGGCCCCTGGAACCGGGCCCCCGGCCGTACCGCCGCCGACGCTCTCGCTCTGGTCGACGCCACCATCCGGCGCGCCTCGCAGGCCGGCCACTGA
- the recX gene encoding recombination regulator RecX gives MTRRTEWSEPAPGFGAEPHPWQADGFVDGPESGPEPDTAAESRSGARRGAGPGTGFGGGAGFGEGASRRSRSRSSGSPSSSRAEKGEPRDPVEQARNICLRLLTGTPRTRKQLADALRKREIPDEAAEEVLSRFEDVGLIDDAAFADSWVESRHHGRGLARRALARELRTKGVDSTVIDEAVGQLDPEREEETARELVERKLRSTRGLDRDKRLRRLAGMLARKGYGEGMALRVVRQALEAEGEDTEGLDEPF, from the coding sequence GTGACACGGCGTACGGAGTGGTCGGAGCCGGCCCCCGGATTCGGCGCGGAGCCCCATCCGTGGCAGGCGGACGGTTTCGTGGACGGACCGGAGAGCGGACCGGAGCCGGACACCGCGGCGGAATCTCGTTCCGGAGCCCGTCGGGGGGCGGGCCCGGGGACGGGATTCGGCGGTGGCGCGGGATTCGGCGAGGGGGCGAGCCGTCGCTCCCGTTCCAGGAGCAGCGGCTCCCCTTCCTCGTCGAGGGCCGAGAAGGGGGAGCCGCGAGACCCGGTCGAGCAGGCGCGCAACATCTGTCTGCGCCTGCTCACCGGGACCCCGCGGACGCGCAAGCAGCTCGCGGACGCGCTGCGCAAGCGGGAGATCCCCGACGAGGCGGCCGAGGAGGTGCTGTCCCGCTTCGAGGACGTGGGGCTGATCGACGACGCGGCGTTCGCGGACTCCTGGGTGGAATCCAGGCACCACGGCCGAGGGCTGGCCCGCCGGGCGCTCGCCCGTGAGCTCCGCACCAAGGGCGTCGACTCCACGGTGATCGACGAAGCGGTCGGGCAGCTCGACCCCGAGCGGGAAGAGGAGACCGCCCGCGAGCTGGTCGAGCGCAAGCTCCGCTCCACGCGAGGGCTCGACCGGGACAAGCGCCTGCGCCGCCTCGCGGGGATGCTCGCCCGTAAGGGATACGGAGAGGGCATGGCGCTGCGCGTGGTGCGTCAGGCGCTGGAGGCCGAGGGGGAAGACACCGAGGGCCTGGACGAGCCGTTCTGA
- the recA gene encoding recombinase RecA, which yields MAGNDREKALDAALAQIERQFGKGAVMRLGERPNEPIEVIPTGSTALDVALGVGGLPRGRVVEVYGPESSGKTTLTLHAVANAQRLGGQVAFIDAEHALDPEYAKKLGVDIDNLILSQPDNGEQALEIVDMLVRSGALDLIVIDSVAALVPRAEIEGEMGDSHVGLQARLMSQALRKITSALNQSKTTAIFINQLREKIGVMFGSPETTTGGRALKFYASVRLDIRRIETLKDGTDAVGNRTRVKVVKNKVAPPFKQAEFDILYGQGISREGGLIDMGVEHGFVRKAGAWYTYEGDQLGQGKENARNFLKDNPDLANEIEKKILEKLGVGVRPESTDAPAAGTDTADAATAGTADSAAKPATTAAAAKAKAAKTAAAAKS from the coding sequence ATGGCAGGTAACGACCGCGAGAAGGCGCTGGACGCCGCTCTCGCACAAATCGAGCGCCAATTCGGCAAGGGCGCGGTCATGCGCCTCGGTGAGCGGCCGAACGAGCCCATCGAAGTGATCCCCACCGGGTCCACCGCGCTCGACGTGGCCCTCGGCGTCGGCGGTCTGCCGCGCGGCCGTGTGGTGGAGGTGTACGGCCCGGAGTCCTCCGGCAAGACGACCCTGACCCTGCACGCCGTGGCCAACGCGCAGCGGCTCGGCGGCCAGGTGGCGTTCATCGACGCCGAGCACGCGCTCGACCCGGAGTACGCCAAGAAGCTCGGCGTCGACATCGACAACCTGATCCTCTCCCAGCCGGACAACGGCGAGCAGGCGCTGGAAATCGTGGACATGCTGGTCCGCTCCGGCGCGCTCGACCTGATCGTCATCGACTCCGTGGCGGCCCTGGTGCCCCGTGCGGAGATCGAGGGCGAGATGGGTGACTCGCACGTGGGTCTTCAGGCCCGTCTGATGAGTCAGGCGCTCCGCAAGATCACCAGCGCGCTCAACCAGTCCAAGACCACCGCGATCTTCATCAACCAGCTCCGCGAGAAGATCGGCGTGATGTTCGGCTCGCCGGAGACCACGACCGGTGGCCGCGCGCTGAAGTTCTACGCCTCGGTCCGTCTGGACATCCGCCGCATCGAGACGCTCAAGGACGGCACCGACGCGGTCGGCAACCGCACCCGCGTCAAGGTCGTCAAGAACAAGGTCGCGCCGCCGTTCAAGCAGGCCGAGTTCGACATCCTCTACGGCCAGGGCATCAGTCGCGAGGGCGGTCTGATCGACATGGGCGTGGAGCACGGCTTCGTCCGCAAGGCCGGCGCCTGGTACACGTACGAGGGCGACCAGCTCGGCCAGGGCAAGGAGAACGCCCGCAACTTCCTCAAGGACAACCCCGATCTCGCCAACGAGATCGAGAAGAAGATCCTGGAGAAGCTCGGCGTCGGTGTCCGCCCGGAGAGCACCGATGCTCCGGCGGCCGGTACGGACACGGCGGACGCCGCGACCGCGGGGACGGCCGACAGCGCCGCGAAGCCGGCGACCACGGCTGCGGCGGCCAAGGCCAAGGCCGCCAAGACCGCCGCGGCGGCCAAGAGCTAG
- a CDS encoding TetR/AcrR family transcriptional regulator C-terminal domain-containing protein, which yields MNRETVVAEALGLLDEVGLDAVSTRRLAKRLGVEQPSLYWHFRTKRELLDAMAAAAMEPHATAPLPVGGDDWRAWFLDNTRGFRRVLLARRDGARLHAGSTPVGDLDRIRRKMDFLTASGVPERDAQMAMLAASRFTVGSVLEEQADGAAGELPAGVPGIGHESAFEAGLALILDGLARRVGE from the coding sequence ATGAACCGCGAGACCGTCGTCGCCGAGGCGCTCGGCCTGCTCGACGAAGTCGGACTGGATGCCGTCAGTACCCGGCGGCTGGCGAAGCGACTGGGTGTCGAGCAGCCCTCGCTCTACTGGCACTTCCGCACCAAGCGGGAGCTCCTCGACGCCATGGCGGCGGCAGCCATGGAGCCCCATGCGACGGCTCCGCTCCCCGTGGGCGGCGACGACTGGCGGGCCTGGTTCCTGGACAACACGCGCGGCTTCCGGCGTGTCCTGCTGGCGCGCCGCGACGGCGCGCGGCTGCACGCCGGCAGCACCCCTGTGGGAGACCTCGACCGGATTCGCCGCAAGATGGACTTCCTCACGGCTTCCGGCGTCCCGGAGCGGGACGCGCAGATGGCGATGCTGGCCGCGAGCCGCTTCACGGTCGGCAGCGTCCTGGAGGAGCAAGCGGACGGTGCGGCCGGGGAACTTCCGGCCGGTGTGCCAGGGATCGGTCACGAGTCGGCCTTCGAGGCCGGGCTCGCCCTCATCCTCGACGGCTTGGCGCGCCGCGTCGGGGAGTAG
- a CDS encoding FAD-dependent oxidoreductase yields MTTMTVERGSGGRALRVLVAGGGIAGQALAYWLARGGHRVTVVERFPALRATGAQVDLRGQGIEAIERMGLLDAVRAELVDEPGVAFVDSRGRARATIMANTSGRGRQTLTSEYEIMRGDLVRILADATKDDVSQVFGLSVEGFEQDEHRVVASFSDGSTGEFDLLVGADGQGSRIRRAILPEGTDPYWRVGIHMAYWFVPRTASDGDIRDTYMVPGGRQIMRRSHNPAETQVYFVLREQSEEASAVHREPVERRREFWAGRFRDAGWQTERFVAGMEESPFFYSQEILQVRTGTWSEGRVVLAGDAAHCASPYSGMGVSGGLVGAYVLAGEINRHPDDLPTALANYDTVLRPFVDEIQAEVNPRLLRVGMPTSRWAIDAFRSATALACRLHVPDLVARWSKGDRGGGWRLPEHPVPPSAAAAAGAREPDGR; encoded by the coding sequence ATGACGACGATGACCGTGGAACGGGGATCGGGAGGACGGGCCCTGCGGGTCCTCGTCGCCGGCGGCGGGATCGCGGGGCAGGCGCTGGCCTACTGGCTCGCCCGGGGCGGCCACCGGGTGACCGTCGTCGAACGCTTCCCGGCCCTGCGGGCCACCGGGGCCCAGGTGGACCTGCGCGGCCAGGGCATCGAGGCGATCGAGCGCATGGGGCTCCTCGACGCGGTCCGCGCCGAGCTCGTGGACGAGCCGGGGGTCGCCTTCGTGGACTCCCGGGGCAGGGCGAGGGCGACGATCATGGCCAACACCTCCGGCCGGGGCCGGCAGACCCTGACGTCCGAGTACGAGATCATGCGCGGCGACCTGGTGCGCATCCTCGCCGACGCGACGAAGGACGATGTGAGTCAGGTGTTCGGCCTGAGCGTGGAGGGCTTCGAGCAGGACGAACACAGGGTCGTCGCGAGCTTCTCCGACGGATCGACCGGGGAGTTCGACCTCCTGGTCGGCGCGGACGGGCAGGGCTCGCGCATCCGGCGGGCGATCCTCCCGGAGGGCACCGACCCGTACTGGCGGGTGGGCATCCACATGGCCTACTGGTTCGTCCCGCGCACCGCGTCCGACGGCGACATCCGGGACACCTACATGGTCCCGGGCGGTCGCCAGATCATGCGGCGCAGCCACAACCCGGCCGAGACGCAGGTGTACTTCGTGCTGCGGGAGCAGTCCGAGGAGGCCTCGGCGGTCCACCGGGAGCCCGTCGAGCGCCGGCGGGAGTTCTGGGCCGGCAGATTCCGCGACGCGGGCTGGCAGACGGAACGCTTCGTCGCGGGCATGGAGGAGAGCCCCTTCTTCTACTCCCAGGAGATCCTCCAGGTACGCACCGGCACCTGGTCCGAGGGCCGCGTGGTGCTGGCCGGCGACGCCGCGCACTGCGCCTCCCCCTACAGCGGCATGGGCGTCTCGGGCGGTCTGGTCGGCGCCTACGTCCTGGCCGGCGAGATCAACCGGCATCCGGACGACCTGCCGACCGCGCTGGCGAACTACGACACCGTGCTGCGGCCCTTCGTGGACGAGATCCAGGCCGAGGTGAACCCGCGCCTCCTGCGCGTCGGCATGCCGACGTCCCGGTGGGCGATCGACGCCTTCCGGTCCGCCACCGCGCTGGCCTGCAGACTGCACGTCCCCGACCTGGTCGCCCGCTGGTCGAAGGGGGACCGCGGCGGCGGCTGGCGACTCCCGGAGCACCCTGTGCCGCCGAGCGCTGCCGCGGCGGCGGGCGCCCGGGAGCCCGACGGCCGGTAG
- a CDS encoding AI-2E family transporter, which produces MPQWLPRAVVMALALYACFRLGSWAFDQLIGLLVNILIAFFLALAIEPAVGRMAARGMRRGLATFLVFTVVFILSIGFIVLLGSMLAGQIVDMFDEFPKYLDSVIKWVNQTFHTELSRVDVQDSLLHSDWLQKYVQNSATGVLDVSTTVLGGLFRLLTIFLFSFYFAADGPRLRRALCSVLPPSRQAEVLRAWEIAVDKTGGYLYSRGLMALISGIAHYILLVVLGVPYAPALAVWVGLVSQFIPTIGTYLAGALPMLIAFTVDPWYALWVLGFVVIYQQFENYVLQPKLTSKTVDIHPAVAFGSVIAGTALLGAVGALIAIPAVATLQAFLGAYVKRYAVTDDPRVGGGSSRQRAEPVWSRVRRLTRGHGPHRGAGRRADGPRGTDGTDGSGGTRDSGDGGTGHGGPDPR; this is translated from the coding sequence ATGCCCCAGTGGCTGCCGCGGGCCGTGGTCATGGCGCTGGCGCTCTACGCCTGCTTCCGCCTCGGCAGCTGGGCGTTCGACCAGCTCATCGGCCTGCTGGTCAACATCCTCATCGCCTTCTTCCTCGCGCTGGCCATAGAGCCCGCGGTCGGCCGCATGGCCGCACGGGGCATGCGGCGGGGCCTGGCGACCTTCCTCGTCTTCACCGTCGTGTTCATCCTGAGCATCGGGTTCATCGTCCTGCTGGGCTCGATGCTCGCCGGGCAGATCGTGGACATGTTCGACGAGTTCCCGAAGTACCTCGATTCGGTGATCAAGTGGGTCAACCAGACGTTCCACACGGAACTCTCCCGGGTCGACGTCCAGGACAGCCTGCTGCACTCGGACTGGCTCCAGAAGTACGTGCAGAACAGTGCCACCGGGGTGCTCGACGTCTCCACCACCGTGCTCGGGGGCCTGTTCCGGCTGCTGACGATCTTCCTGTTCTCCTTCTACTTCGCCGCCGACGGGCCCCGGCTGCGCCGCGCGCTCTGCTCCGTACTGCCGCCCTCGCGCCAGGCCGAGGTGCTGAGGGCCTGGGAGATCGCGGTCGACAAGACCGGCGGGTACCTCTACTCGCGCGGTCTGATGGCGCTCATCTCCGGCATCGCGCACTACATCCTGCTCGTCGTGCTCGGGGTGCCCTACGCACCGGCGCTGGCCGTCTGGGTCGGCCTGGTCTCCCAGTTCATCCCGACCATCGGCACGTACCTCGCGGGCGCCCTGCCGATGCTGATCGCCTTCACCGTCGACCCCTGGTACGCGCTGTGGGTGCTCGGCTTCGTCGTGATCTACCAGCAGTTCGAGAACTACGTACTGCAGCCCAAGCTGACGTCGAAGACCGTCGACATCCACCCCGCGGTGGCCTTCGGATCGGTGATCGCCGGTACGGCCCTGCTCGGCGCGGTCGGCGCGCTGATCGCGATCCCGGCGGTGGCCACGCTCCAGGCGTTCCTCGGCGCGTACGTGAAGCGGTACGCGGTGACCGACGATCCCCGGGTGGGTGGCGGCAGCAGCCGCCAGCGCGCGGAACCCGTCTGGTCCCGGGTACGCCGCCTGACGCGGGGGCACGGTCCGCACAGGGGCGCCGGCCGGCGCGCGGACGGTCCGCGCGGGACGGACGGTACGGACGGCTCCGGCGGTACGCGCGATTCCGGCGACGGTGGTACGGGGCACGGGGGGCCCGATCCGCGGTAG
- a CDS encoding DUF3046 domain-containing protein: MRLTIFWERMAEHFGAGYADSFARDHVMAELGGLTVHQALDAGWETKDVWRAVCTAMSIPAERR; this comes from the coding sequence ATGCGGTTGACGATTTTCTGGGAGCGGATGGCCGAGCACTTCGGCGCCGGATACGCGGACTCCTTCGCGCGTGACCACGTGATGGCCGAGCTGGGCGGTCTCACGGTCCATCAGGCGCTCGACGCGGGGTGGGAGACGAAGGACGTCTGGCGTGCCGTCTGCACGGCGATGAGCATCCCCGCCGAGCGGCGCTGA